The sequence GTATACCTCCGTACGCATAAAAGAGGTAGTATGTTTAAAAAGGTTTTACTAGCTGGAGCTATTATAGGTTTACTTAATGGTTGTGGTATAACTCCAACAGCAGATGGATATGTTGATGCAATAATAAATCAAGATGTTGAAGTTTTAAAAATATATGAAGACAAATCCTTTCGAAAGATAGCTGTCAACCACAAAGAATCCCAGCCTATAAATATTCAATATACCAAACATCCTCTTCATACTGCTATTCTTCTCAACAAACCTCAAGTAGTGGAGTTTCTGTTAAGTAATAAGCATGACATCAATAAATATGGTAGTGATGGTAAAACACCTCTAGGTCTAGCTGTTAGTCTAGAGAAGGAATTAATAGTTCAGTTACTTTTAGATAATGGCGCGAACGTCAATGTTGCGGATAAAAAAGGACTAATCCCTTTTATTTATTTAACGGATTTAGCTAAGGTCAATAAGAAATACGCAGGTAAGCTAATCAATAATAAAACTGACCTTAACAAAAAATATAAAGGAAAAACGATAATTGAACACGTTAAAGTAAGTGAAGATATTATTACTAAAGTTAAGCTGACAGAGCTGATTTTAGCTCAGTCCTTTATGATTTCTTCTGCCAGAAATAAAATGATGAAGTCGTTAGGTAGCAAATCGACTGAAGCTTTAAAAGAATTTATTAGAGACGGATATGATGTAGACTTTTTTGATAAAAATTATTACTCACCTTTAATGGAAGCTGTTAAGAATAGTAATATCAAAGCTGTTACTTTGCTTTTAAATGAAGGAGCAAACCCTAATTTAAGGGACTCAAAATATGGAGAAACGGCAGTATTTGAAGCTTTAAAGTTAAAGTCCACTGATATTTTGGATGAGTTAATAAAGCATAATGTAGATATTAATATAGCAAAGAGTAGCAGTTGGACACCACTTTTAAGTGCTGTCTCAAGTAATAAGGTATCAATGGTAAAGGCTTTGATAAAAGCGGGAGCTGATGTCAATAAGGCGCACAGTAATGGCTGGACGCCATTACATTGGACAGTAAACAGTCAAAAAAATCAAAAACACGATGGTAGTGAATTAGCTCAATTGCTGATTAAAGCTGGCGCAAACTTGAATCAGAAAAACAGCTCTGGCGATACGCCTTTAAACTTAGCAGTATTGAACAACCGTTTAAATGAATTCAAGGTGCTGTTAAGTGCAAACGCTAATACAAATATTGCAGACAATGATGATTGGACACCACTTTTAAGTGCTGTCTCAAGTAATAAGGTATCAATGGTAAAGGCTTTGATAAAAGCGGGAGCTGATGTCAATAAGGCGAACAGTAATGGCTGGGCGCCGTTGCACAGGACGGTAAACAGTCAAAAAAATCAAAAACACGATGGTAGTGAATTAGCTCAGTTGCTGATTAAAGCTGGCGCAAACTTGAATCAGAAAACCAGCTCTGGCGATACGCCTTTAAACTTAGCAGTATCGAACAACCGTTTAAATGAATTCAATGTGTTGTTAAGTGCAAAAGCTAATACAAATATCGCAGACAATGATGATTGGACACCACTTTTAAGTGCTGTCTCAAGTAATAAGGTATCAATGGTAAAGGCTTTGATAAAAGCGGGAGCTGATGTCAATAAGGCGAACAGTAATGGCTGGGCGCCGTTGCACAGGACGGTAAACAGTCAAAAAAATCAAAAACACGATGGTAGTGAATTAGCTCAGTTGCTGATTAAAGCTGGCGCAAACTTGAATCAGAAAACCAGCTCTGGCGATACGCCTTTAAACTTAGCAGTATCGAACAACCGTTTAAATGAATTCAAGGTGCTGTTAAGTGCAAAAGCTAATACAAATATCGCAGACAATGATGATTGGACACCACTTTTAAGTGCTGTCTCAAGTAATAAGGTATCAATGGTAAAGGCTTTGATAAAAGCGGGAGCTGATGTCAATAAGGCGGGTCGCGATGGCTGGGCGCCATTACATTGGACAGTAAACAGTCAAAAAAATCAAAAGCATGATGGCAGAAAATTGGCTCAATTACTGATTAAGGCTGGCGCAAACTTGAATCAGAAAACCAGCTCTGGCAGTACACCTCTAAGGTTAGCTGTATCGAA is a genomic window of Pseudoalteromonas sp. '520P1 No. 423' containing:
- a CDS encoding ankyrin repeat domain-containing protein, which gives rise to MFKKVLLAGAIIGLLNGCGITPTADGYVDAIINQDVEVLKIYEDKSFRKIAVNHKESQPINIQYTKHPLHTAILLNKPQVVEFLLSNKHDINKYGSDGKTPLGLAVSLEKELIVQLLLDNGANVNVADKKGLIPFIYLTDLAKVNKKYAGKLINNKTDLNKKYKGKTIIEHVKVSEDIITKVKLTELILAQSFMISSARNKMMKSLGSKSTEALKEFIRDGYDVDFFDKNYYSPLMEAVKNSNIKAVTLLLNEGANPNLRDSKYGETAVFEALKLKSTDILDELIKHNVDINIAKSSSWTPLLSAVSSNKVSMVKALIKAGADVNKAHSNGWTPLHWTVNSQKNQKHDGSELAQLLIKAGANLNQKNSSGDTPLNLAVLNNRLNEFKVLLSANANTNIADNDDWTPLLSAVSSNKVSMVKALIKAGADVNKANSNGWAPLHRTVNSQKNQKHDGSELAQLLIKAGANLNQKTSSGDTPLNLAVSNNRLNEFNVLLSAKANTNIADNDDWTPLLSAVSSNKVSMVKALIKAGADVNKANSNGWAPLHRTVNSQKNQKHDGSELAQLLIKAGANLNQKTSSGDTPLNLAVSNNRLNEFKVLLSAKANTNIADNDDWTPLLSAVSSNKVSMVKALIKAGADVNKAGRDGWAPLHWTVNSQKNQKHDGRKLAQLLIKAGANLNQKTSSGSTPLRLAVSNNRLNEFNVLLSAKANTNLADNDDWTPLLSAVSSNKVSMVKALIKAGADVNKANSNGWAPLHRTVNSQKNQKHDGSELAQLLIKAGANLNQKINDGFSPLMLAGYFGRLNEAKVLIASGADISAVNWKQKQRSALDYAIQESNYNLADMIRNNDGFSGLEQAKYPAKPAPRNGYTTCNTSCTNGDCYRTYADGRKVRFQAQQKYNSFSGQWEWDSGTCQ